Proteins encoded together in one Mus pahari chromosome 9, PAHARI_EIJ_v1.1, whole genome shotgun sequence window:
- the Derl3 gene encoding derlin-3 isoform X3 produces the protein MAGQRLAAGFLQVPAVTRAYTAACVLTTAAVQLELLSPFQLYFNPHLVFRKFQCCRFRYCRMLEEGSFRGRKADFVFMFLFGGVLMTLLGFLGSLFFLGQALMAMLVYVWSRRSPHVRVNFFGLLNFQAPFLPWALMGFSLLLGNSVVTDLLGILVGHIYYFLEDVFPNQPGGKRLLLTPSVLKLLLDDPQEDPNYLPLPEEQPEP, from the exons GGGCAGAGGCTGGCGGCGGGCTTCCTGCAGGTGCCCGCGGTGACACGCGCCTACACCGCGGCCTGCGTCCTCACCACGGCTGCAGTG CAGCTGGAGCTCCTCAGCCCCTTCCAGCTCTACTTCAACCCACACCTGGTGTTCCGGAAGTTCCAG TGTTGCAGGTTCCGCTACTGCCGCATGCTGGAGGAGGGCTCTTTCCGTGGCCGCAAGGCTGACTTCGTTTTCATGTTTCTCTTCGGTGGTGTTCTTATGACT CTGTTGGGATTCCTGGGCAGCCTGTTCTTCCTGGGACAGGCCCTCATGGCCATGCTGGTCTATGTGTGGAGCCGTCGCAGCCCTCACGTGAGGGTCAACTTCTTCGGCTTACTCAACTTCCAGGCGCCATTCCTGCCCTGGGCCCTCATGGGCTTCTCCCTGCTGCTGGGCAACTCAGTAGTCACAGACCTGCTAG GGATCCTCGTGGGCCACATCTACTACTTCCTAGAAGACGTCTTTCCCAACCAGCCTGGAGGCAAGAGGCTGCTGCTGACCCCCAGCGTGCT GAAGCTGCTACTAGATGACCCTCAGGAGGACCCCAATTACCTGCCCCTTCCCgaagagcagccagagccctAA
- the Derl3 gene encoding derlin-3 isoform X1: MAGQRLAAGFLQVPAVTRAYTAACVLTTAAVQLELLSPFQLYFNPHLVFRKFQVWRLITTFLFFGPLGFGFFFNMLFVFRYCRMLEEGSFRGRKADFVFMFLFGGVLMTLLGFLGSLFFLGQALMAMLVYVWSRRSPHVRVNFFGLLNFQAPFLPWALMGFSLLLGNSVVTDLLGILVGHIYYFLEDVFPNQPGGKRLLLTPSVLKLLLDDPQEDPNYLPLPEEQPEP; encoded by the exons GGGCAGAGGCTGGCGGCGGGCTTCCTGCAGGTGCCCGCGGTGACACGCGCCTACACCGCGGCCTGCGTCCTCACCACGGCTGCAGTG CAGCTGGAGCTCCTCAGCCCCTTCCAGCTCTACTTCAACCCACACCTGGTGTTCCGGAAGTTCCAG GTCTGGAGGCTCATCACCACCTTCCTCTTCTTCGGGCCCCTGGGATTCGGCTTCTTTTTCAACATGCTCTTCGT GTTCCGCTACTGCCGCATGCTGGAGGAGGGCTCTTTCCGTGGCCGCAAGGCTGACTTCGTTTTCATGTTTCTCTTCGGTGGTGTTCTTATGACT CTGTTGGGATTCCTGGGCAGCCTGTTCTTCCTGGGACAGGCCCTCATGGCCATGCTGGTCTATGTGTGGAGCCGTCGCAGCCCTCACGTGAGGGTCAACTTCTTCGGCTTACTCAACTTCCAGGCGCCATTCCTGCCCTGGGCCCTCATGGGCTTCTCCCTGCTGCTGGGCAACTCAGTAGTCACAGACCTGCTAG GGATCCTCGTGGGCCACATCTACTACTTCCTAGAAGACGTCTTTCCCAACCAGCCTGGAGGCAAGAGGCTGCTGCTGACCCCCAGCGTGCT GAAGCTGCTACTAGATGACCCTCAGGAGGACCCCAATTACCTGCCCCTTCCCgaagagcagccagagccctAA
- the Derl3 gene encoding derlin-3 isoform X4 encodes MAGQRLAAGFLQVPAVTRAYTAACVLTTAAVQLELLSPFQLYFNPHLVFRKFQVWRLITTFLFFGPLGFGFFFNMLFVFRYCRMLEEGSFRGRKADFVFMFLFGGVLMTAPFLPWALMGFSLLLGNSVVTDLLGILVGHIYYFLEDVFPNQPGGKRLLLTPSVLKLLLDDPQEDPNYLPLPEEQPEP; translated from the exons GGGCAGAGGCTGGCGGCGGGCTTCCTGCAGGTGCCCGCGGTGACACGCGCCTACACCGCGGCCTGCGTCCTCACCACGGCTGCAGTG CAGCTGGAGCTCCTCAGCCCCTTCCAGCTCTACTTCAACCCACACCTGGTGTTCCGGAAGTTCCAG GTCTGGAGGCTCATCACCACCTTCCTCTTCTTCGGGCCCCTGGGATTCGGCTTCTTTTTCAACATGCTCTTCGT GTTCCGCTACTGCCGCATGCTGGAGGAGGGCTCTTTCCGTGGCCGCAAGGCTGACTTCGTTTTCATGTTTCTCTTCGGTGGTGTTCTTATGACT GCGCCATTCCTGCCCTGGGCCCTCATGGGCTTCTCCCTGCTGCTGGGCAACTCAGTAGTCACAGACCTGCTAG GGATCCTCGTGGGCCACATCTACTACTTCCTAGAAGACGTCTTTCCCAACCAGCCTGGAGGCAAGAGGCTGCTGCTGACCCCCAGCGTGCT GAAGCTGCTACTAGATGACCCTCAGGAGGACCCCAATTACCTGCCCCTTCCCgaagagcagccagagccctAA
- the Derl3 gene encoding derlin-3 isoform X2 produces MAGQRLAAGFLQVPAVTRAYTAACVLTTAAVLELLSPFQLYFNPHLVFRKFQVWRLITTFLFFGPLGFGFFFNMLFVFRYCRMLEEGSFRGRKADFVFMFLFGGVLMTLLGFLGSLFFLGQALMAMLVYVWSRRSPHVRVNFFGLLNFQAPFLPWALMGFSLLLGNSVVTDLLGILVGHIYYFLEDVFPNQPGGKRLLLTPSVLKLLLDDPQEDPNYLPLPEEQPEP; encoded by the exons GGGCAGAGGCTGGCGGCGGGCTTCCTGCAGGTGCCCGCGGTGACACGCGCCTACACCGCGGCCTGCGTCCTCACCACGGCTGCAGTG CTGGAGCTCCTCAGCCCCTTCCAGCTCTACTTCAACCCACACCTGGTGTTCCGGAAGTTCCAG GTCTGGAGGCTCATCACCACCTTCCTCTTCTTCGGGCCCCTGGGATTCGGCTTCTTTTTCAACATGCTCTTCGT GTTCCGCTACTGCCGCATGCTGGAGGAGGGCTCTTTCCGTGGCCGCAAGGCTGACTTCGTTTTCATGTTTCTCTTCGGTGGTGTTCTTATGACT CTGTTGGGATTCCTGGGCAGCCTGTTCTTCCTGGGACAGGCCCTCATGGCCATGCTGGTCTATGTGTGGAGCCGTCGCAGCCCTCACGTGAGGGTCAACTTCTTCGGCTTACTCAACTTCCAGGCGCCATTCCTGCCCTGGGCCCTCATGGGCTTCTCCCTGCTGCTGGGCAACTCAGTAGTCACAGACCTGCTAG GGATCCTCGTGGGCCACATCTACTACTTCCTAGAAGACGTCTTTCCCAACCAGCCTGGAGGCAAGAGGCTGCTGCTGACCCCCAGCGTGCT GAAGCTGCTACTAGATGACCCTCAGGAGGACCCCAATTACCTGCCCCTTCCCgaagagcagccagagccctAA